The proteins below come from a single Priestia aryabhattai genomic window:
- the sigB gene encoding RNA polymerase sigma factor SigB: protein MKTQSQPMKLTKEQVQERIERFQKTQDEEAQSDLVVHYKNLVESIARRYSKGRSLHEDIVQVGMLGLLGAIRRYDASFGRSFESFAVPTIIGEIKRFLRDKTWSVHVPRRIKELGPKIKAAVEELTTRLQRSPQVKEIADHIGVTEEEILETMEMGQSYQALSVDHSIEADSDGSTVTILDLVGEQESGYEKTDQRLVLEKILHVLSDREKEVIRYTFIENLSQKDAGEKLGISQMHVSRLQRRALDKLRTAARSDSNDSEYMS, encoded by the coding sequence ATGAAAACACAGTCTCAACCTATGAAATTAACTAAAGAACAGGTTCAGGAACGAATTGAGCGCTTTCAAAAAACGCAGGATGAAGAAGCACAAAGTGATCTAGTAGTACATTACAAGAACCTTGTTGAATCTATTGCACGTCGTTATTCAAAAGGCAGAAGCTTACATGAAGATATTGTGCAGGTAGGGATGCTAGGACTGTTAGGAGCTATTAGAAGGTATGATGCTTCATTTGGAAGAAGCTTTGAATCGTTTGCTGTTCCTACAATCATTGGAGAGATTAAGCGATTTTTACGCGATAAAACGTGGAGTGTTCACGTACCGCGCCGCATCAAAGAATTAGGTCCTAAAATTAAAGCAGCTGTCGAAGAGCTAACAACCCGTTTACAGCGATCTCCTCAAGTGAAAGAAATTGCTGATCATATCGGAGTGACAGAAGAAGAAATTTTAGAAACGATGGAGATGGGGCAAAGTTATCAAGCGTTGTCTGTTGATCATTCCATTGAAGCAGACTCTGATGGAAGTACTGTTACAATCCTTGATTTAGTAGGTGAACAAGAGTCGGGTTATGAGAAAACTGATCAACGCTTAGTGTTAGAAAAAATTCTTCATGTATTAAGCGATAGAGAAAAAGAAGTGATTCGCTATACATTTATTGAAAATCTGAGTCAAAAAGATGCCGGTGAGAAGTTAGGGATTTCTCAAATGCATGTATCTCGACTGCAAAGAAGAGCTCTTGATAAGCTAAGGACTGCAGCTCGCTCAGATTCTAACGATTCGGAGTATATGTCGTGA
- a CDS encoding PP2C family serine/threonine-protein phosphatase — MTVDPNTKSIQTHIYQEPKQGNVCCGDSYYVKETDDYFLCAVADGLGSGEQARTASVAVTDVAKAHHHLDVDEIISKCNKATRHTRGAAVAILKIDKKNNEFHYTNVGNIRFYLYSPAGKLTYPLPIQGFLSGKIQKFRTQTFPYDSGSKFLIHTDGLELKEIKSVFANSMNVDQLSTRLQAAIRSHNDDITYIAGHLPTA; from the coding sequence ATGACAGTAGACCCTAATACAAAGTCGATTCAAACTCATATATACCAAGAGCCAAAGCAAGGGAACGTTTGTTGTGGAGATAGTTACTATGTCAAAGAAACAGATGACTATTTTCTATGTGCAGTGGCAGATGGATTAGGAAGCGGTGAACAAGCCAGAACCGCTTCTGTGGCTGTTACTGATGTAGCAAAAGCTCATCACCATCTAGATGTGGATGAGATCATTTCTAAGTGCAACAAAGCTACTCGACATACAAGAGGTGCGGCAGTAGCTATTTTGAAAATTGATAAAAAAAATAACGAATTTCATTATACAAATGTAGGTAATATCCGCTTTTATCTATATTCTCCGGCGGGAAAATTAACGTACCCTCTGCCAATTCAAGGTTTTTTATCAGGGAAAATTCAAAAGTTCCGCACACAAACCTTCCCATATGACTCGGGTTCTAAATTTTTGATTCATACAGATGGCTTAGAATTAAAAGAGATTAAATCTGTTTTTGCTAACTCGATGAATGTCGATCAATTGTCGACTCGGCTACAGGCAGCAATTCGATCTCATAATGATGATATTACGTATATCGCTGGTCACCTTCCAACTGCAT